In one Dasypus novemcinctus isolate mDasNov1 chromosome 25, mDasNov1.1.hap2, whole genome shotgun sequence genomic region, the following are encoded:
- the RSAD2 gene encoding S-adenosylmethionine-dependent nucleotide dehydratase RSAD2: MWMFMPVTFAGKLLSLCREQLSSLWRMLVPWFLPLRVTFWLAGTVRTQQQPHKEEKSENKEEEEDAADVPTTPTSVNYHFTRQCNYKCGFCFHTAKTSFVLPLEEAKRGLSLLKEAGMEKINFSGGEPFLPDRGEYLGKLVKFCKEDLCLPSVSIVSNGSLIRERWFKDYGEYLDILAISCDSFDEQVNVLIGRGQGKKNHVENLHKLRAWCRDYRVAFKINSVINRFNVEEDMNEQIKALNPVRWKVFQCLIIEGENSGEDALREAERFVISDEEFEGFLDRHKEVSCLVPESNQKMKDSYLILDEYMRFLNCRDGRKDPSKSILDVGINEAIKFSGFDEKMFLKRGGKYVWSKADLKLDW, encoded by the exons ATGTGGATGTTCATGCCGGTGACCTTTGCTGGAAAGCTGCTGAGCCTTTGCAGGGAGCAGCTGAGCTCTCTATGGAGAATGCTGGTTCCCTGGTTTCTCCCGCTCAGGGTCACATTTTGGTTGGCAGGCACCGTGAGGACACAGCAGCAGCcacacaaagaagagaaaagcgagaacaaggaggaggaggaggatgcgGCTGATGTCCCCACGACCCCCACCAGCGTCAACTATCATTTCACTCGTCAGTGCAACTACAAGTGTGGCTTCTGTTTCCACACTGCCAAAACATCCTTCGTGTTGCCGCTCGAGGAAGCCAAGAGAGGACTGAGTTTGCTTAAGGAAGCAG GTATGGAGAAAATAAACTTTTCAGGAGGGGAGCCATTTCTTCCTGACCGAGGAGAATACCTGGGCAAGCTGGTGAAATTCTGCAAAGAGGACCTATGTCTCCCAAGCGTGAGCATTGTGAGCAACGGCAGCCTGATCCGAGAGAGATGGTTCAAAGACTACG gtgAATATTTAGACATTCTTGCTATCTCTTGTGATAGCTTTGATGAGCAAGTTAATGTCCTTATCGGTCGTGGTCAAGGAAAGAAGAACCACGTGGAAAATCTTCACAAACTGAGGGCATGGTGCAGAGATTATAGAGTGGCTTTCAAGATAAACTCTGTCATTAATCGATTCAATGTGGAAGAAGATATGAATGAACAGATTAAAGCACTGAATCCCGTTCGCTGGAAA GTCTTCCAGTGCCTAATTATTGAGGGTGAGAATTCTGGTGAAGATGCTTTAAGAGAAGCAGAAAGATTTGTTATTAGTGATGAAGAATTTGAAGGATTTTTAGACCGCCACAAAGAAGTTTCCTGTTTGGTGCCTGAATCTAACCAGAAG ATGAAAGATTCCTACCTTATTCTGGATGAATAT ATGCGCTTTCTGAACTGTAGAGATGGACGGAAGGACCCTTCTAAGTCAATCCTGGATGTCGGAATAAATGAAGCTATAAAATTCAGTGGATTTGATGAGAAGATGTTCCTAAAGCGAGGAGGGAAATATGTTTGGAGCAAGGCAGATCTGAAGCTGGACTGGTAA